From Erigeron canadensis isolate Cc75 chromosome 8, C_canadensis_v1, whole genome shotgun sequence, one genomic window encodes:
- the LOC122578237 gene encoding probable aquaporin NIP5-1: MKMESGDGPTPPVSAPATPGTPGGPLFTSLRVDSLSYDRKSMPRCKCLPVAAPSFGAHHTCFTDFATPDISLTRKLGAEFVGTFILIFAATAGPIVNQKYSGSETLIGNAACAGLAVMIIILSTGHISGAHLNPSLTIAFAALRHFPWAHVPAYILAQVSASICASFALKGVFHPFMSGGVTVPSVSTGQAFALEFIITFNLLFVVTAVATDTRAVGELAGIAVGATVMLNILVAGPSSGASMNPVRTLGPAVATGNYTVLWLYILAPTLGALVGAGVYTLVKLQEGEGEQPREVRSFRR, translated from the exons ATGAAAATGGAAAGTGGGGATGGGCCAACACCACCGGTGTCAGCACCAGCAACTCCTGGAACACCAGGAGGTCCATTGTTCACATCTCTACGAGTAGACTCGTTGTCGTACGATCGCAAGTCAATGCCACGTTGCAAATGTCTGCCCGTTGCTGCACCGTCATTCGGTGCACATCATACGTGTTTCACAGATTTTGCTACTCCTGATATCTCTCTCACCCGAAAG TTGGGAGCAGAATTCGTGGGAACATTTATATTGATATTCGCAGCAACAGCAGGACCGATAGTGAACCAAAAATACTCTGGATCAGAGACACTAATAGGGAATGCAGCATGTGCAGGGCTGGCAGTGATGATAATTATTCTGTCAACGGGTCATATCTCAGGAGCCCATTTGAACCCGTCCCTCACAATTGCATTCGCAGCACTGCGTCATTTTCCATGGGCACATGTCCCTGCCTACATCTTAGCACAAGTATCCGCTTCAATCTGTGCTTCTTTTGCTCTCAAAGGTGTCTTCCATCCCTTTATGTCCGGAGGTGTCACAGTTCCTTCTGTTAGCACTGGCCAAGCTTTTGCCCTCGAGTTCATCATCACCTTTAATCTCCTGTTTGTTGTCACAGCTGTCGCTACTGATACTCGTGCT GTTGGAGAATTGGCAGGTATAGCAGTTGGAGCTACCGTTATGCTCAACATTCTAGTTGCTGG GCCATCAAGTGGTGCGTCAATGAATCCAGTGCGTACACTGGGTCCAGCAGTGGCGACAGGGAATTACACGGTATTATGGTTATACATATTGGCACCCACACTTGGAgcacttgttggagctggagTCTACACATTGGTCAAACTTCAAGAAGGCGAGGGAGAACAACCACGTGAAGTCCGAAGCTTCCGTCGGTAG